From the Fusarium keratoplasticum isolate Fu6.1 chromosome 14, whole genome shotgun sequence genome, the window TGTCAAGTGGCGGAACTGCACTTGCGATTGTCTGGACTTGTTGCACTGGCAGGCATTGAGTGCTTCTGCCAAGGGCGGAGCCTACGAAGCCCCGGTCTTCTTGCATCTCCATCTAGCGCGTCTGGTTATCCTTGCTCCAGTACGAGAGCTTCTGGACCATGTTTCTGCTGTCATTCAGCTGGGCCCGTCACAGCTACTGCCGCACAATTTATACCACTTCCCAGATCCCAACCAAGAATGGGGCCGTACTCTCTTCACCTGGGCATATCAAGATCGGTTCAAGGCGCGATTAGCCATCATTCACGCCGGCGCAGTACTATGGCATACCCGGCGATACTCAGCGGCAGCTTTCATCGAGCCATACACCATATTTCTTGCGACCCTGATCCTATGGGCCTTTGGTATGGCTTCTAGCACGATTAAAAAGCATTTACTCAAGAAACCCGCCGAACCAGCGGATCAGCTACTTGGCTCTAGAGATATTGCAGCGCAGATGGGCTCTTCCCACTCGGTTTCGAGTCCCGAACCATGCGACAGGCTGCTTCCAAGCAGCTTGTTTCGACCCCGAGACCCTTCATTGAACGGGAGACGAATGCCTCACTTGATGCAACTGGACCGACCGATTGACGATGAACTAGTACAGCACTTTATCCGTTCAGGGGACGGAATGCAACTCTTCCTAGAGGGTGTAGATGATTTATGCTCAGCGGAAGGACCATGGCAGGTTCTTCACGAAGGCGTTGCGGTTCTACTGGCAGAACCAAGGATTTGGACAATTGCGGAAAACTATGCTTCCACATTAGCAGCATTGGCTGCAGCTAGTAACACGCAGTGATGGTATAAATAGAGGCAATATAGAACCAGTATTATTGAGCTTGCTTAACTTCGTGGTCCACAGGTAATAATTGGACGGCCCGTGGCGGTGCAGATTAAGGACTCGCACAGGGCGCCAATTACCGGGTTACGGGGTTGAAAGTTATCGTAGGGACATGCTTAATAAACTCATCGTATTCTCAAACACGAAGAATAACATTCATCAATTAGCAGTGTACTAATCTAGAACATACTTTTCCGCTTGATTCTCCTCTATTCACAGCACGATCCAAGTTCAAACACATGAAGAGGTGAGGGTGGGGATTAGATAATTTGATTGATGAAATTGAATTCTTGACGTTCAAAACTTGGTTGCGACAACACTAACCATGGAAACGAACGAGTAGAATAGTCGCATATGAGGTTTCTCACTGCTTTCCCCATTCACCTATACTGACCCTTGTGTATACCCGTCGAACATCCACTACTGTGGCCTTTGAATTAGAGTATAGATATTAACTTATAGCTCCTGTAGGCGGTCATCCTCGTTATGGTTGTAAGCGTCAACGTAATAATGCTTGAACTTTCTTGTAGGCAGTTTGGCCTCGAACATgagatcaagctcctcatAACTACGTCCCTTGGTCTCAGGCTGGCGGAAAAAAGCCCAAACAACGGTTAGGAACGCGAAGGCGAACCAGAAGAAACCGGTCTTGCCTAAGAGAACGGTCGGCATGTTTGATACGCATGAAGCAGGCCGGAGAAGAACTTACCCTTCCAGTTCCAAGCGCTGGGATTCATCATGTAGGGCTGGATAACGTTGGCGACAATTTGTGCGATGTAGTATGCAGTTCGGGCTAGCACAACAGTTTTGGATCGAAGGCGGGTGGAGGATACCTCAGGCGGAATGGCCCAACCAACGGGGCCGACGGTTAGCGAGAAGGTGAGAAGCCAGACGACACAAAGTATCGATTGGACCCATTTGACAGCGGGGTTGTGGGTGTTGGTAGCTAAACAGCCGATAATGAACAAGATAACGCTCATGCCAGACATTCCGATGAGATACAAGGAGCGCCGTCCGAAGTATCTCATCAGGAACCAGGAAGCAATGGTGCCGCAGAAGGCGATACCGGTACCGCCGAGGTTTAGGTTATAGGAAGTCTCGGAGTCTAGGCCGGCCTGCTGGTAGAAGTAGGTGGCAGAGTAGGCAAACTGAGCACCGCAGGTGATCTGACCAAGGAAGGACACGCAAGCAATCTCCGTTCGACGCAGGTCGACGCCCTTGAAGCAGTCCCAGTAAGAAGTACCCTCGGCGATTCTCCTCTCAATGTCGTCGGTGTGAATCATGAGGGCCACTAGAGCTCGAGCATGCGGTTTCTCGTGCTCGGCTGCCAATCGCAACACGCTCTTCTCAGCTTCGGCATACTTGCCATTACGGACGAGGTACCAGGGCGACTCGGGCATGAAAATGGAACCAATCATGAGGAAAGGAATCCACAGCCATTGGAGAGCAAACGGAATGCGCCAGGCCCAGTCATCGTCACGGCCGATAAAGCTCTTGAGAACTCCGGCACCAATGAGCTGACCGGTAGCGAAGCACATGTTGGTGTACGCGGTGAGATATACTCGCAAAGGAAGAGGGCACAGCTCGGAAGCGTAGGCAGGGCCAATCGTTGCAAAGATGCCCCACGGGATGCTGCGAGACGACAATAAGCATGGGACTGGATGAATCTGTCCTAACCCACCCGCAGAGAATTTGACCCACGGCCTGAAGCTCGACGGACATGCCGAAAACGGAAACGAAGATGAACGCGGTCATCAGGATGACGCCGAACATGAAAGCTGGTCGATAGCCGAAACGCTGAATGAGGAAGCCATTGCAGAGGGCACCAATAATGGCACCAGCTTGAGGTCCGCTGCCCATGGCGCTCTGCCACTTGGCCTCGATTTGCCAAATGCCGGTGGAGGTATCCTTGGTGCCAAAGCGTTCCGCGTAGCTGGGATAGGCGTAGAGTGAgccgatgaggatggtgtcgTAGCCttccatgatgatggacatggacacAACGAGAGACCAGAGAACGGCGTAAGGGTAGGCCTTGAGAGCTTGGCGGACAGTGAGAGAGTGTTCGTGGGCGTTGGCAGCAtgggcatcttcaacaatGGCTTCCCAGGAGCCTCTTTGGCCTAGAATCTTGTTGGAACTGGGATTAGCGTGGGCCACGGGCTCAGCCTGTGGCTTCTCCTTGTGGTTCGTAGATCCAACCGAAGTCTTCTCGTCCATAGCCGGTGGCTGCCTGCTAGAACAGGTGTTTGCAGAGGATAATGGAGGAATGCGAGATCGGGGATTATTATAAGATTGAGGTGTGAGTATGGCTGTGCgagtgagagagagaaggatgaTGGTCAGTATCTGAGGCAATGCCTGGCATCTATATATGTATATGTTCTCTACCGGGCCAGTTGAGGCTTGCAAAAATGGAAACAGCCGGACTTGACTTCAACTCCCAGCGTGGACAACACCTCTCGGATGATGTCGCTATTCTGCGCCCCCACCGCGGAATTGGCAGCCCACGCATCAACCCCATGGGGAGGTTTTCTGTGCCCACAGCCTAGCCACAAGGGCTGACCACTTGCATTGGATGTTGGCACACGGGTACCAATGTCTTACTTGACTTAAGCGGGCCACTCAACTCTTTGTGGCGTCATGCAGGTCGCGGTTTCGGCGTGGGAGTGTGGGGGAGGGACACCCTCGAAGCATTCGCCATTTCCACATCAAAGTCCGAAATGATCTCGGTGCAAAGACAGCCCGGGAGTTGAGAAACAACGACGTGACCTGCATGCACGTACTTCCTCAATGCAGACTTGCATTCCGAGGCTATTCTTTAGTGGCTCGCCTCGACGGATCGGACTTGAGCAGATACGTCGTCGAGCTGGCATCGGTACAACTATTTGAACTAACACGGGGACGTCTTTTCTCCATGTCTAGCACCTTTAATCTTTATGCACACGCTCCAGCATCTTCTGTGCAACACTCATCGCGTCAGTTCAGACTTCCCCCAATTGGACCACATTCACAAAGATCATCGGCTGGTCAACGGCTCCGCGGAAAAACAAAAGATGAGCACACCAACAAGTTTTCAATGGCAGACCGACGCCTTTGACATTGAATTCACTTTAAATTCCAACGGCGTCGTTTGCCTGTCTCGCGTCTTGCCCAAGGGTTCCAAGGAGCAGCCGAGAACGGCGCTCTTCGAGTTGTCTGAGGTGCCTCTAGTCAGCGTCAAACTCGTCGGTGAGGGCAACACCTCCGACAAGACGTCAAAGGCTATGATTGGGGGCTATCTATCAGCGCGCCTCAAGTACGAAAGCCACGCAGTGGCCCGCGAGGGTTCAGTTCAAACGCTCTCTATTGAAAACAAAGACGAGGCAACCAAGATTCGCATTACGGTTCGCTTGACCGTCTACGGCAGCATTCCCATCCTCAGGTCTCTAGCCACCATCACGAACCAGTCTACCGACAACAACATTGCCATCACTCAGTTATCATCCCTTGCCATCGGCGGCCTGACAAACTCGTCAACCTGGTTCCATGATTACATCGTCCTGACGGCCAACAACAGTTGGTTCAGAGAAGCCCAATGGCGTGAGCATACTCTGcctgaccttggccttgataaCAACGGTATCTGTGAGCTTCCTGATGGACACACGGGCTCCCAGTCTACCGTTGCGTTGGAAAGCCGCGGCTCATTTTCCACGGGGTCTTATCTGCCCATGGGACTGTTGGTGtccaaagacaagacaaacACTTGGATTTGGCAGATTGAAAACAATGGCTCATGGCGATGGGAGATTGGTGACTACAAAGACAGCCTATACCTCGTCGCTAGCGGACCAACCGGCGTGACCCATAACTGGAAGCAAGTTCTGGCACCAGGCGAAGAGTTCACAACAGTGCCCGCCTGTATTGGGCGAGTCAATGGTGATTTCGAAAAGGCATTTGCTGCTTTGACCGACTACAGAAGAGTCATCCGACGGCCGCATCCCGACTTGGAGAAGCTCCCAATTGTGTTTAACGATTACATGAATTGCCTCATGGGAGATCCCGATGAggaaaagatcaaggctctACTGGGTCCCGTTGCCCAGTCTGGGGCCGAATATTTCGTGATTGACGCCGGTTGGTACGCGGATGATAGCAACTGGTGGGACGATGTCGGCCTGTGGGAGCCATCCAAGAAGCGCTTTCCCTCCGGGTTCAAGATGCTTAcggacgagatcaaggcaaaAGGCCTTATTCCGGGCCTGTGGCTGGAGCCGGAAGTCGTCGGTGTGCGCAGCGTTGTCGGGAATATCCTGCCCAAGGACGCATTCTTCCAAGAGGATGGCGAACGAATCATTGAAAGAGGCCGATTCCAGCTCGACTTTCGCCACGAGCAGGTTATCTCATGGATGAACAAGGTTATCAACCGTCTCATTGCGGATTATGGGGTAGGCTTTTTCAAGTTTGACTACAACATCGAGGTTGTTCAAGGCACCGACACCCATCGGTCATCGTCTGCTGGAGCAGAGCATCTGGAGCACCACCGGGCGTACCTTGCCTGGGTGCGATCCCTGCTCGACAAGTACCCCAACCTTGTCATTGAGAACTGTTCTAGTGGCGGGCAGCGCATGGAATATGCCATGCTTGCGATTCATCCTCTCCAATCCAACAGCGACCAACAGGACCCAGCACTATACGGCGCTATCTCTGCCGCCGCTCCGACCGCGGTTACCCCCGAACAGAGCGCCTCATGGGCTTACCCGCAGCCCGAATGGGACGACGAGCTGAACGCATTGTCCGTGGTCAATAGTCTTCTGGGACGTGTTTTTCTCAGCGGTCgcctcgacaccctcagTTCCGAGCAACTGAAATTGATTGTGGAAGGCATGGACGTATACAAACTGATTCGTCAAGATATTAAGAAGTCCAGGGCCACCTGGCCCCTTGGGCTTCCGCAATGGCATGATGACTGGCTCTCCCTCGGCCTTGTATCAGAATCTAATGAAACTTATCTTGGCGTGTGGCGAAGAGGCGGCTCTACAGAGATCGATATCCCACTCAAGAATCTGCCTCGTTCCAATAAGGCTCGCGTCAAAGTTTTGTATCCAACAACAATGAGTACGGAGGTTGCAGTGAAGGATGATGTGTTGACGGTGAAGCTACCTGAGGCTGTTTGCGCTCGCTTGCTTCACATCTATGAGGGATGAATTGTTACGGTTTGTTTGAGGAAGGCAAAGACGTCTCAACGGGGCTCGAGTATAGCTACGGTAGCAACATAGCCAAAGCTACATCTAAAATCTCAACTTTAAAGCCGCGCATTCGGAGTATGTTACAAGCGTCTCCAAAGACGGACAAGCAAACATTACATACACACCAGATAGATCAATGTACGTGGAGCTTATTAGACTGCAGAGTATCTATCTTGCGTTTCTGATCCAGCATGAAGGTTCAACATCAGCATAGAACACATTTATCCaattcaacaacagcaaTGAAtgactttttcttttcttttttccagCAGGGACGAAGCCAAAGCCGAAGCTGCGGATATCGTGTGTGGGGAAATTACACTCGGGCTTGCTTGACGTGACGATGAGACCGCCCGCTATATCAACCCTAGCGCGAATGAAGGCCTTGGCAACCGCTACATGCACCCACCTCCTCTCATGCTCCTGCTCATGCTTCTACTCTTGGCTCAACTAGAAAACCCTTCTCAGCGTTTGGGCCGGGCTGGGCATTGTTGGAGTGTCGGGAAATCATTGTGGGGGCGGGGTGGTGATACGATTCCCATGGGGCCCGGAGACAATTCTCTGGGGTGTGGGAAAGCGCGGGACAACAGAGGCCACTCACAACGCCAGAAACTGGTTCTTACCTTACTGCCTGATATCCGAGGCCAAGACGTCGCCTGGCGGGGAAAGTTGTGTGCGGAAAACGCAGCATCTCTTGGGAGATCTATTCCAAAGCAGCCCGTTTTCTGATGTTGGAAAACTACACTGGGGAGCTCGACACTGAGACAGGCAGGGGCTGTGTTGGAATTGATATAAGGAATTTTTTACGAGACTATGTTCAGGGCCGAGTGCATTCGGAGTTGACCCCTAGTCCAGAGGATCTAGAGGATGAGCGAGAGCGAAAAGTCTACTTCCTATCATCTTGTCTCAACGACATCCGTTCTCTCCAAGCCACAGAGCCGAGAGACATGATCTACGGGCTACACGCACTATATACGAGCCTGGGCATTCAGATGCCAGCAGTAGACTATTCGAAGCCGCTCCCACGCGTCTATGAAGGAGCTGCAGTCGCCATGATCATGTGGTCTCGCACGCTCAAGGTTCTGGTCTAGACGGGGGTAGGGGTAGCCTTTAGTCACATAATTGTACGCAAAGCCATCCAACCCGTCTCAAGCACAGATCTAAGCCAACTATAGTTAGTCTCTTAATCAGCGCACTGAATTTGTCATAGCGCATAAACACCACCAAGCTTTGCTGTACCTGCTACCTGATACGAAGGGATTTAGTAGTGGGGCGAGCAAGTCTTTCTCGAAGAAAAAGGCGGGCCGGGTTACCACGTCAGAAAAGTCTGGAAGCAGAAGTGGCTGTGGAGCTGATGAAGCAGGCAAGAAGAGGCGCTGGAGGAGGTGATGAGAGCCGAACGTTGGGCAAATCAATGTTACGTCATGGGGTTTGATCATGAAACGGTTTTGTTGTCTGCTCACCAGGCATCGATCATTGCAGCTCTCCAGAAATTGCTCTGTGAGTTGAGTATGAGAGACTGTGCGTTCCCTGTCGCCCAACATCTACCTTGGCGCTGGTTCCACATCATGCCATCGTTCAAGAGAATAAACACTCATGAGATGTCCAACACGGGGTCTGTCAATTTTCCCCATGGGCCCTTTGATCTAAAGCTTCCCGCTAAGAAAACATGTGATGAATTTTTGTTATTCATCCTTTCGCCGTTTCTCCGCATGCCCCCCTGTTCGTTTTATCTCGCCAGACCCATTCATCCCGCGCAGTCGAGAAGTGTCCGCGTTGATCTGTGCATGGATCATGATTCCACCAGGGCTTCAAAGATCAAGACCCGGACTGGAGACGGTGGTGATAACTGGGCCCGCCTTGTCTCGGGCCGAACTCTTCTGAAAGTGGAGAAGGTGTCGAGGTGAGCGAATAACTGAGGGATTCAGTTGGAGTAATCCAGGGGTAGAGAAGTTGATCTGGGCCGGGCCAATTACTCCGCACCAAGCCATGTTGGGGAAACCGCCAAGGTCGGAGGGAATCACCTTAACAGTTGAGGACATGTATTGGCCACCGTTTCAGCAGCAGAAGGCCTATGTCTGAACGGCAAAGTCCTGACCCGATAACCTCAAGCAATCAGCTTACTGAGAGCAACACAAAGCTTGTTCAGCTTGATCCATGGGTGGCAAGAGCGACAATAGCCGCGAGCCTCTCTCGGATGAGCCGTTTGGGGGAGCCGCTAGACCAAAATAGCCCAAGCCGCGCCACTTAAAAGTGGTCAAGCCTCGACAGCCGAGCAAAAAAAATCTCTTCACTCGTCTTGAACGCTCCCGGCTTCCAGCGGCTCAGTCTTGGAAGCTTCTCCATTCGATGGGGCTCTGCCATGTCAATACGTCAATAGACCGTGTCATGCTCTGTTCAATACCCCGGCCAGGTCGGTACGCCCGGCTTGCATGATGCTATGAGACCTAAGATGATGGCTCCTCGGGCTATCACTGTCTCCCAGGAAAACCCCTGGAGCTACGAACTCCGAACCACATCAACATGGCTTGGCAGGCAGCAGTCTGGTTCTAGAATGAAGGTGCCCACTGTGGTCTACGCGATGCGAGTCAGGCTGGGGCAAGATATCAAA encodes:
- a CDS encoding Alpha-galactosidase encodes the protein MSTPTSFQWQTDAFDIEFTLNSNGVVCLSRVLPKGSKEQPRTALFELSEVPLVSVKLVGEGNTSDKTSKAMIGGYLSARLKYESHAVAREGSVQTLSIENKDEATKIRITVRLTVYGSIPILRSLATITNQSTDNNIAITQLSSLAIGGLTNSSTWFHDYIVLTANNSWFREAQWREHTLPDLGLDNNGICELPDGHTGSQSTVALESRGSFSTGSYLPMGLLVSKDKTNTWIWQIENNGSWRWEIGDYKDSLYLVASGPTGVTHNWKQVLAPGEEFTTVPACIGRVNGDFEKAFAALTDYRRVIRRPHPDLEKLPIVFNDYMNCLMGDPDEEKIKALLGPVAQSGAEYFVIDAGWYADDSNWWDDVGLWEPSKKRFPSGFKMLTDEIKAKGLIPGLWLEPEVVGVRSVVGNILPKDAFFQEDGERIIERGRFQLDFRHEQVISWMNKVINRLIADYGVGFFKFDYNIEVVQGTDTHRSSSAGAEHLEHHRAYLAWVRSLLDKYPNLVIENCSSGGQRMEYAMLAIHPLQSNSDQQDPALYGAISAAAPTAVTPEQSASWAYPQPEWDDELNALSVVNSLLGRVFLSGRLDTLSSEQLKLIVEGMDVYKLIRQDIKKSRATWPLGLPQWHDDWLSLGLVSESNETYLGVWRRGGSTEIDIPLKNLPRSNKARVKVLYPTTMSTEVAVKDDVLTVKLPEAVCARLLHIYEG
- a CDS encoding Maltose permease MAL31, with translation MDEKTSVGSTNHKEKPQAEPVAHANPSSNKILGQRGSWEAIVEDAHAANAHEHSLTVRQALKAYPYAVLWSLVVSMSIIMEGYDTILIGSLYAYPSYAERFGTKDTSTGIWQIEAKWQSAMGSGPQAGAIIGALCNGFLIQRFGYRPAFMFGVILMTAFIFVSVFGMSVELQAVGQILCGIPWGIFATIGPAYASELCPLPLRVYLTAYTNMCFATGQLIGAGVLKSFIGRDDDWAWRIPFALQWLWIPFLMIGSIFMPESPWYLVRNGKYAEAEKSVLRLAAEHEKPHARALVALMIHTDDIERRIAEGTSYWDCFKGVDLRRTEIACVSFLGQITCGAQFAYSATYFYQQAGLDSETSYNLNLGGTGIAFCGTIASWFLMRYFGRRSLYLIGMSGMSVILFIIGCLATNTHNPAVKWVQSILCVVWLLTFSLTVGPVGWAIPPEVSSTRLRSKTVVLARTAYYIAQIVANVIQPYMMNPSAWNWKGKTGFFWFAFAFLTVVWAFFRQPETKGRSYEELDLMFEAKLPTRKFKHYYVDAYNHNEDDRLQEL